The Hemicordylus capensis ecotype Gifberg chromosome 6, rHemCap1.1.pri, whole genome shotgun sequence genome window below encodes:
- the LOC128329152 gene encoding keratin, type I cuticular Ha4-like has product MAATSTRTCGSLKGPCRVPPNCRSNSVASASCRPGHCLPPRRSSVCMPTPGRTIPSHPSSCRSGGYMPSTCLPPPSMGSTCVPPPCIPPPARPLSCYPGSHVEGILNCNEKETMEFLNSRLGNYLERVHCLEHENADLESKIREWYECENAYVCTDFKPFYCTIDELQQQICCTKADNARLCLDIDNLKMASDDYCTKYDYELGLRQRDEADINGLRRVLDDLTLCRADLEAQLESLTEEMMCLKKNHEEESCALRSQLGDRINVEVDAAPSCNLNKVLDEMRCQYEADLEKNRREVEEWYCTQMEELNKEVISSGEQLQCCQTEIIETRRCVQALEIDLQAQQSMKSALEDTLQETESRYCTQLSQLQCLISNVEAQLAEIRCDIERQNCEYKTLLDEKARLDCEIATYRNMLEGEDCKLPNRPCDPECTTAIRSSVCRPVCVPEPVCAPVCPPTCKPCGPVIEPNLAPSCVNSCGPVCAPCGPSHCVPPPCGPCGPVCPPPPPPCGPCPPGPRISTKIRRM; this is encoded by the exons ATGGCTGCCACTTCCACTCGTACTTGTGGGTCTCTCAAGGGCCCTTGCAGAGTTCCTCCTAACTGCCGGTCAAACAGTGTTGCCTCTGCTAGCTGCCGACCTGGACACTGTCTTCCTCCTCGCCGATCTAGTGTTTGCATGCCTACTCCAGGTCGTACAATTCCATCGCATCCCAGCAGCTGCCGAAGTGGGGGATACATGCCATCGACTTGCTTGCCCCCTCCCAGCATGGGCTCTACTTGTGTTCCACCCCCCTGCATCCCACCTCCTGCCCGCCCTCTGAGCTGCTACCCTGGTAGCCACGTTGAAGGGATCCTCAACTGCAATGAAAAGGAAACCATGGAGTTCTTGAATAGCCGGCTGGGCAACTATCTGGAACGAGTGCACTGTCTGGAACATGAGAATGCTGACCTGGAAAGCAAGATCCGAGAATGGTACGAATGTGAGAATGCTTACGTGTGCACGGACTTCAAGCCATTTTACTGCACCATTGATGAGCTCCAGCAGCAG ATTTGTTGCACTAAGGCTGACAATGCAAGACTGTGCCTGGATATTGACAATCTCAAAATGGCTTCAGATGATTATTGCACCAA GTATGATTATGAACTGGGTCTCCGCCAGCGAGATGAAGCTGACATCAATGGCCTTCGCAGAGTTCTGGATGACCTCACCCTGTGCAGGGCTGATCTGGAAGCTCAACTTGAGTCCCTGACAGAGGAGATGATGTGCCTGAAGAAAAACCATGAGGAG GAGTCCTGTGCCCTTCGCTCTCAGCTTGGGGACCGCATCAATGTGGAGGTAGATGCTGCCCCATCTTGCAATCTCAACAAAGTCCTGGATGAAATGCGATGTCAGTATGAGGCTGATCTTGAAAAGAATCGTCGGGAAGTTGAGGAATGGTACTGTACACAG ATGGAAGAGCTAAACAAGGAGGTGATTTCTAGTGGAGAACAGCTACAATGCTGCCAGACAGAGATCATTGAGACACGGCGTTGTGTTCAGGCTCTGGAGATTGATCTGCAAGCTCAGCAGAGCATG AAAAGTGCTCTGGAAGACACTTTACAAGAAACAGAATCCCGCTACTGCACTCAGCTCTCACAGCTGCAATGCCTGATCAGCAACGTGGAGGCCCAGCTTGCTGAAATCCGCTGTGACATTGAGCGCCAAAACTGCGAGTACAAGACCCTCCTGGATGAAAAGGCCCGCCTGGACTGTGAGATTGCCACTTACCGCAACATGCTAGAAGGGGAAGACTGCAA GCTGCCGAATCGTCCCTGCGATCCTGAGTGCACGACTGCGATCCGTTCCTCTGTCTGCCGGCCAGTGTGCGTGCCAGAGCCAGTCTGTGCACCGGTTTGTCCACCCACCTGCAAACCATGCGGGCCAGTAATTGAACCGAATCTGGCTCCATCGTGTGTCAATTCCTGTGGGCCAGTCTGTGCCCCATGTGGCCCTTCACACTGTGTACCCCCTCCCTGTGGCCCATGTGGACCAGTCtgcccacctccaccaccaccctgtggTCCATGCCCCCCTGGCCCACGTATCAGCACTAAGATCCGTCGCATGTGA